The Mycolicibacterium mageritense genome contains a region encoding:
- a CDS encoding MFS transporter — protein sequence MSPEHSTASPDVHPPHPTTEPASSPGLTAALDRIGFGRVQAALILLLMAGLFFDSLEQNSTGAMGPLLKESFGIGNAELTMINTATVVGGLVGRLIGGYIADRWGRRAALSLNLLVYTLGGLISAAAVNYEMLLASRFIVGIGLGGEFTVGLAILAEIVATRHRGSLLATLNISSGGVGNIASFGFFWLVLGPLNGALGGNDTAWRWTYVILAVPAVLVVFFRRYLPESPRFLLSKGRVDAANESLTRLANGTIYGLRTPGPTKQFVTAADIPVMTRSSYLEVFKGRNLHRTAAIGAASWMSFGAQVTLLFLMPILLVSRGYSLADSLAFTMIMNIGSLFGACAASYLAGKAPRRLTVSVAAVLGCVSAICFASFADTTALILTLGMIFQFFTMMLNTMLSVWSPELFPTSVRAMGASVVNGIGNVAGAVMPFAALFFFDRFGVPGVFAMIAVMYALLVVAARFGPETFGKSLEAVTEEPVLATA from the coding sequence ATGTCCCCCGAACACTCGACCGCTTCACCGGACGTCCATCCCCCGCATCCGACGACCGAACCCGCCTCGTCCCCCGGCCTGACCGCGGCACTCGACCGCATCGGGTTCGGCCGGGTACAGGCCGCGCTGATCCTGCTCTTGATGGCAGGCCTGTTCTTCGACTCACTCGAACAGAACTCCACGGGTGCCATGGGCCCGCTGCTCAAGGAGTCCTTCGGCATCGGCAACGCCGAACTCACCATGATCAACACCGCCACAGTGGTCGGCGGCTTGGTCGGCCGGCTGATCGGCGGCTACATCGCCGACCGCTGGGGCCGGCGTGCCGCGCTGAGCCTCAACCTGCTCGTCTACACCCTTGGCGGCCTGATCAGCGCTGCCGCAGTCAATTACGAGATGCTGTTGGCCAGCCGGTTCATCGTCGGCATCGGCCTGGGAGGTGAATTCACCGTCGGGCTGGCCATTCTCGCCGAAATCGTCGCCACCCGTCATCGCGGCTCATTGCTCGCGACCCTCAACATCTCCTCCGGCGGTGTCGGCAACATCGCGTCGTTCGGATTCTTCTGGCTCGTCCTGGGGCCGCTCAACGGTGCGCTCGGCGGCAACGACACCGCATGGCGCTGGACCTACGTGATCCTGGCCGTACCCGCGGTGCTCGTGGTCTTCTTCCGCCGCTACCTGCCCGAGTCGCCCAGGTTCCTGCTGTCGAAAGGCCGCGTCGACGCCGCCAACGAGAGCCTGACCCGCTTGGCCAACGGCACCATCTACGGGCTCAGAACACCCGGTCCCACAAAGCAATTCGTCACCGCGGCGGATATCCCCGTGATGACCAGGAGCAGCTACCTCGAGGTGTTCAAGGGCCGCAACCTGCACCGCACCGCCGCGATCGGGGCCGCCTCGTGGATGTCGTTCGGCGCGCAGGTCACGCTGCTGTTCCTGATGCCGATCCTGCTCGTGTCCCGCGGCTACTCCCTGGCCGACTCGCTGGCCTTCACGATGATCATGAACATCGGCTCACTGTTCGGGGCGTGCGCCGCGTCGTACCTCGCGGGCAAGGCGCCCCGGCGGCTGACGGTCAGTGTCGCCGCGGTGCTCGGCTGCGTGTCGGCCATCTGCTTCGCGTCGTTCGCCGACACGACCGCGCTGATCCTGACCCTCGGCATGATCTTCCAGTTCTTCACGATGATGCTCAACACCATGCTGTCGGTCTGGTCACCGGAGTTGTTCCCGACGTCGGTGCGCGCCATGGGCGCCTCGGTGGTCAACGGAATCGGTAATGTCGCAGGAGCAGTCATGCCGTTCGCCGCGCTGTTCTTCTTCGACCGCTTCGGTGTCCCGGGCGTGTTCGCGATGATCGCGGTCATGTACGCCCTGCTGGTGGTCGCCGCACGATTCGGCCCCGAGACGTTTGGCAAATCACTGGAAGCCGTCACCGAAGAGCCCGTTCTCGCCACCGCCTGA
- a CDS encoding GntR family transcriptional regulator codes for MAEPFSSVESTGDAIAHALREEILAGRLAAGERLIEEAIAKRYGVSRIPVREALTRLQSEGFVTIVRYRGATVSTTLVQDSRELLHIRRGLEVLAAQLAAENRGGAVADELAAIAHAVTDDRHGTPFHELVATASGNRQLAELLSSVSRRVQWSLGHNPEAATDDHRVLALAIVNGSVVQAGYLMDEHLRRDEHYFNKKFDANEP; via the coding sequence GTGGCTGAGCCGTTTTCGAGTGTGGAGTCGACAGGTGACGCGATCGCCCACGCGCTGCGCGAGGAGATCCTTGCGGGCCGGCTGGCCGCCGGAGAACGCCTGATCGAGGAAGCTATCGCGAAAAGATATGGGGTATCCCGTATTCCGGTTCGGGAGGCGTTGACGCGGCTGCAGTCCGAGGGATTCGTGACCATCGTGCGCTACCGGGGCGCGACGGTGTCGACGACACTGGTGCAGGACAGCCGCGAGCTCCTGCACATCCGCCGGGGGCTCGAAGTTCTCGCCGCGCAGTTGGCTGCCGAGAATCGTGGCGGTGCGGTCGCCGACGAGCTCGCGGCCATCGCCCACGCGGTCACCGACGACCGGCACGGCACGCCTTTTCACGAGCTCGTGGCGACCGCCTCGGGAAATCGGCAACTGGCCGAACTGTTGTCCAGCGTGAGCCGTCGGGTGCAGTGGAGCCTCGGACACAACCCCGAAGCGGCCACGGATGATCATCGCGTGCTTGCGCTGGCGATCGTCAACGGTTCGGTGGTCCAGGCAGGCTACCTCATGGACGAGCATCTTCGGCGCGACGAGCACTACTTCAACAAGAAGTTCGACGCCAACGAGCCATGA